The Roseovarius indicus genome has a segment encoding these proteins:
- a CDS encoding mechanosensitive ion channel domain-containing protein, whose product MLRLVASFLVLVLLTLAPASAQEAATDGAPAADAPSSVDLLIDVIENDEARADLIERLRAAGVATADSAGDEIVETLADGTAPPEDLSFGRRIALVTQAAAEDIAGFATTFWRQLTRAPAVFSGLSGGEAGVLLDALADLALVIAGTVLSFLVLRWFGKSFYARMSASARDGGMARTVVLFVMSAVIDALIVILAWAAGYALAILALGEFGQIGIRQTLYLNAFLLVEMAKVAVRLVLSPSATSLRPLPIGDRAAAYLSTRISLIVGVVGYGQLLVVPIINGNVSFAAGRAVSALIAFAVLAFAIWLVVRNRKPVTDWMLGADEPDTAPHHPDPEPPREEAIDEIGAPMVTATSDPAPVMDPAATPPPRRSRRRGALHYLARHWHWPALAYLLAMFVIVLLRPGNAVFQTFIASGQVLVVGLLGFAIAGFLSRSIARGVTLPSNLTDRVPLLQGRLNAFVPKILTVLRALIFVSVVLLAINAIGLIDLRAWMVSQFGLRLTGTILSVSAVLLVAFGLWLALTSWVDYRLNPEFGSVATAREQTLLTLLRNAATIALIIITLMFVLAEIGLDIAPLLASAGVLGLAIGFGAQKMVQDIITGIFIQFENAMNVGDVVTVGGTTGVVERLTIRSVSLRDLHGVYHIIPFSSVDMVSNYVKDYGYFVCDMGVAYRENVDEVKQAMVDAFEELKGDPEQSDGILDDLEWFGLNSFGDSAVMLRARIKCVPGRQWGIGRAYNGVLKRVFDDRNIEIPFPHQTIYFGESKDGKTQPITVEAEPQAT is encoded by the coding sequence ATGCTGCGTTTGGTTGCGAGTTTTCTCGTTCTTGTTTTGCTGACACTCGCGCCCGCCTCGGCGCAGGAGGCCGCCACCGACGGCGCCCCTGCCGCAGACGCGCCCTCAAGCGTGGATCTCCTGATCGACGTCATCGAGAATGACGAGGCCCGCGCCGACCTGATAGAACGGCTCCGCGCCGCAGGCGTCGCCACCGCAGACAGCGCCGGCGACGAAATCGTCGAAACCCTCGCCGATGGCACCGCCCCGCCCGAAGATCTCTCCTTCGGGCGCCGCATCGCCCTCGTCACCCAGGCCGCGGCGGAAGACATCGCCGGTTTCGCCACCACCTTCTGGCGCCAGCTCACCCGCGCTCCGGCCGTCTTCTCCGGCCTCAGCGGCGGCGAGGCGGGCGTGCTTCTCGACGCGCTGGCCGACCTCGCCCTCGTCATCGCCGGCACGGTCCTCTCCTTCCTCGTCCTGCGCTGGTTCGGAAAATCCTTTTACGCCCGGATGAGCGCGTCGGCCCGCGACGGCGGCATGGCCCGCACCGTCGTGCTCTTCGTCATGTCCGCCGTGATCGACGCCCTGATCGTCATCCTCGCCTGGGCGGCAGGCTATGCGCTCGCCATCCTCGCGCTCGGCGAATTCGGCCAGATCGGCATCCGCCAGACGCTCTACCTCAACGCCTTCCTGCTGGTGGAAATGGCCAAGGTTGCGGTGCGCCTCGTGCTGTCGCCCTCCGCGACCTCGCTCCGGCCCCTGCCCATCGGCGACCGCGCGGCGGCCTACCTCTCCACCCGCATCAGCCTGATCGTCGGCGTGGTGGGCTATGGCCAGCTTCTCGTCGTCCCGATCATCAACGGCAACGTCTCCTTCGCGGCGGGCCGCGCCGTCTCGGCGCTCATCGCCTTTGCGGTGCTGGCCTTCGCCATCTGGCTCGTCGTCCGCAACCGCAAGCCGGTGACCGACTGGATGCTCGGCGCCGACGAACCCGACACCGCGCCGCACCACCCCGACCCCGAACCACCCCGCGAAGAGGCCATCGACGAGATCGGCGCCCCCATGGTCACCGCCACGTCCGACCCGGCCCCGGTGATGGACCCGGCCGCCACACCCCCGCCCCGCCGCAGCCGCCGGCGCGGCGCGCTGCACTACCTCGCGCGGCACTGGCACTGGCCGGCGCTGGCCTACCTGCTGGCGATGTTCGTCATCGTCCTCCTGCGCCCCGGCAACGCGGTCTTCCAGACCTTCATCGCCTCCGGCCAGGTGCTCGTGGTGGGCCTTCTGGGCTTCGCCATCGCGGGCTTCCTCAGCCGCTCCATCGCCCGCGGCGTGACCCTGCCGTCGAACCTCACCGACCGCGTGCCGCTCCTCCAGGGCCGCCTCAACGCCTTCGTGCCGAAAATCCTGACGGTCCTGCGCGCGCTCATCTTCGTCTCCGTCGTGCTGCTGGCCATCAACGCCATCGGCCTCATCGACCTCCGCGCCTGGATGGTCAGCCAGTTCGGCCTGCGCCTCACCGGCACGATCCTGTCGGTCTCCGCCGTGCTGCTGGTGGCCTTCGGCCTCTGGCTCGCGCTGACCTCCTGGGTCGACTACCGGCTCAACCCGGAATTCGGCTCGGTCGCCACCGCCCGCGAACAGACCCTGCTGACGCTTCTAAGGAACGCCGCCACCATCGCCCTCATCATCATCACGCTGATGTTCGTGCTGGCGGAAATCGGCCTCGACATCGCGCCGCTTCTCGCCTCCGCCGGGGTGCTCGGCCTCGCCATCGGTTTCGGCGCCCAGAAGATGGTGCAGGACATCATCACCGGCATCTTCATCCAGTTCGAGAACGCGATGAACGTGGGCGACGTGGTCACCGTGGGCGGCACCACCGGCGTCGTCGAACGTCTCACCATCCGCTCGGTCAGCCTGCGCGACCTGCACGGCGTCTACCACATCATCCCCTTCTCCTCGGTCGACATGGTGTCGAACTACGTCAAGGATTACGGCTATTTCGTTTGCGACATGGGCGTCGCCTACCGCGAGAACGTGGACGAGGTGAAACAGGCCATGGTCGACGCCTTCGAGGAGCTCAAGGGCGACCCGGAACAGTCCGACGGCATCCTCGACGATCTCGAATGGTTCGGCCTCAACAGCTTCGGCGACAGCGCGGTCATGCTCCGCGCCCGCATCAAATGCGTGCCGGGGCGGCAATGGGGCATCGGCCGGGCCTATAACGGCGTGCTCAAGCGCGTCTTCGACGACCGCAACATCGAGATCCCGTTCCCCCACCAGACGATCTATTTCGGCGAGTCGAAAGACGGCAAGACCCAGCCCATCACGGTCGAGGCCGAACCTCAGGCCACCTGA
- the ribB gene encoding 3,4-dihydroxy-2-butanone-4-phosphate synthase: protein MPDTATPGLSPIEDIIADAKAGRMSILVDDEDRENEGDLFIPARHANADAVNYMAMHGRGLICLALSREKTEQLALPLMARGNESRMGTAFTVSIEAREGVTTGISAADRARTIAAAVADGARPADIVSPGHVFPLVARDGGVLVRSGHTEAAVDISRLAGAGDAGVICEIMNPDGTMARLPQLLDFAARENLKVATIADLITYRRNREQLVEKVCEDTVESRHGGTFTAIVFRNVIDGVEHVALVKGDVGDGKPALVRVHAVNLFDDIVGDRFYSHGSAVFSAMQEIDKAGRGVIVLMRETHRSSPSDVLLSRKASPQPSGSTIRDYGTGAQILRALGIREMILLNTSVHPLVALRGYGLEVVEPQPSPAPASGDTG from the coding sequence ATGCCCGACACCGCCACCCCCGGCCTCAGCCCGATCGAAGACATCATCGCCGACGCGAAGGCAGGCCGCATGTCCATCCTCGTCGACGACGAGGACCGCGAGAACGAGGGCGATCTCTTCATCCCCGCCCGCCATGCCAACGCCGACGCGGTCAACTACATGGCGATGCACGGCCGCGGCCTGATCTGCCTCGCCCTCTCCCGCGAAAAGACCGAACAACTCGCCCTGCCCCTGATGGCGCGCGGCAACGAAAGCCGCATGGGCACCGCCTTCACCGTCTCGATCGAGGCGCGCGAGGGCGTCACCACCGGCATCTCCGCCGCCGACCGCGCCCGCACCATCGCCGCTGCCGTGGCCGACGGCGCCCGGCCCGCCGACATCGTCTCGCCCGGCCATGTCTTCCCGCTCGTCGCCCGCGACGGCGGCGTTCTGGTCCGCTCCGGCCATACCGAGGCCGCGGTCGACATCAGCCGCCTCGCCGGTGCCGGAGACGCCGGCGTCATCTGCGAGATCATGAACCCCGACGGCACCATGGCCCGCCTGCCCCAGCTCCTCGACTTCGCCGCCCGCGAGAACCTCAAGGTCGCCACCATCGCCGACCTCATCACCTACCGCCGCAACCGCGAGCAACTGGTCGAAAAGGTCTGCGAGGACACCGTCGAAAGCCGCCACGGCGGCACCTTCACCGCCATCGTCTTCCGCAACGTGATCGATGGGGTCGAGCACGTGGCGCTGGTCAAGGGCGATGTCGGCGACGGCAAACCCGCCCTCGTGCGCGTCCATGCCGTCAACCTCTTCGATGATATCGTCGGCGACCGCTTCTATTCCCACGGCTCGGCCGTCTTCAGCGCGATGCAGGAGATCGACAAGGCCGGCCGCGGCGTCATCGTCCTGATGCGCGAAACCCACCGCAGCAGCCCCTCCGACGTGCTCCTGTCGCGCAAGGCCAGCCCCCAGCCCTCGGGCAGCACCATCCGCGACTACGGCACCGGCGCCCAGATCCTCCGCGCCCTCGGCATCCGCGAGATGATCCTGCTCAACACTTCCGTCCACCCCCTCGTCGCCCTGCGCGGCTACGGGCTCGAGGTCGTCGAGCCCCAGCCAAGCCCCGCCCCCGCCTCCGGCGACACCGGCTGA
- a CDS encoding MFS transporter has translation MRFVAAFILASMLFALGQFHRTSGSVLSSVFAADFALRSQQIGVVIGIMFLAQGLGQIPSGILLDRYGARRALTCMGLVAATGCAVVAMSGHWGVLMLGRALIGFGFSAAVMGGFKLFAAWVSEDATTSITGRYLFFGMLGGLLATTPLTLMLEEYGWRTVFVLFSTGTALVALLFYIVVRDAPPGTQILPQRKPESLKDSLKGVASVFATRKVWPLLLAAPMLYTPVQILAGLWALPYLADVHGLDALQRSYCLVVLIIFLSLGPLIYGTLDRRMPSRRQLIVIGATLMGLDFLLLALFGHLHWMLATALCAFACGLSTFFMLIMAHAQSLFPSSYSGRVISTIGVLSLGGVFLTQSASAILLGLFPEPGATASSLGYSVLFASVGVIGLGVSLICRRIPRAD, from the coding sequence GTGCGCTTCGTCGCCGCCTTCATCCTCGCCTCGATGCTCTTCGCGCTCGGTCAGTTCCACCGCACCTCGGGCAGCGTGCTCTCCTCGGTCTTCGCCGCCGACTTCGCCCTGCGCTCGCAACAGATCGGCGTCGTCATCGGCATCATGTTCCTTGCCCAGGGCTTGGGCCAGATCCCCTCCGGCATCCTGCTCGACCGCTACGGCGCCCGCCGCGCCCTGACCTGCATGGGCCTCGTCGCCGCGACCGGCTGTGCCGTCGTCGCAATGTCGGGCCACTGGGGCGTGCTCATGCTCGGCCGCGCCCTGATCGGCTTCGGCTTCTCGGCGGCCGTCATGGGCGGGTTCAAGCTCTTCGCCGCCTGGGTCTCGGAAGACGCCACCACCTCCATCACCGGGCGCTACCTGTTCTTCGGCATGCTGGGCGGCCTGCTCGCCACCACGCCGCTGACGTTGATGCTGGAAGAATACGGCTGGCGCACCGTCTTCGTCCTGTTCTCGACCGGCACCGCCCTCGTAGCCCTCCTTTTCTACATTGTCGTCCGCGATGCCCCGCCGGGCACCCAGATCCTGCCCCAGCGCAAGCCGGAAAGCCTGAAAGACAGCCTCAAGGGCGTCGCCTCGGTCTTCGCCACGCGCAAGGTCTGGCCGCTCCTGCTCGCCGCCCCGATGCTCTACACCCCCGTCCAGATCCTCGCCGGGCTCTGGGCGCTGCCCTACCTCGCCGATGTCCACGGGCTCGACGCGCTCCAGCGCAGCTATTGCCTCGTCGTCCTCATCATCTTCCTCAGCCTCGGGCCGCTGATCTACGGCACGCTCGACCGGCGCATGCCCTCCCGGCGCCAGCTCATCGTCATAGGCGCCACGCTCATGGGGCTCGACTTCCTGCTGCTCGCCCTCTTTGGCCACCTCCACTGGATGCTGGCCACCGCGCTCTGCGCCTTCGCCTGCGGGCTCTCGACCTTCTTCATGCTGATCATGGCCCATGCCCAAAGCCTCTTCCCCTCCAGCTATTCGGGCCGGGTGATCTCGACCATCGGCGTGCTCTCTCTCGGCGGCGTCTTCCTCACCCAGTCCGCCTCGGCCATCCTCCTCGGCCTCTTTCCCGAACCGGGCGCCACGGCCTCCTCTCTGGGCTACAGCGTCCTCTTCGCCTCCGTCGGCGTCATCGGCCTCGGCGTCAGCCTGATCTGCCGCCGCATCCCCCGGGCCGACTGA
- a CDS encoding SDR family NAD(P)-dependent oxidoreductase, whose amino-acid sequence MIDAKTGRTAVVTGGGRGIGLAIGRRFAQNGDAVVLLDLDPGVAEAAEKIAEETGVTVKGLTCDVTDGAQVKETFAAIADEFGSVDILINNAGVLRDNLIHKMSEDDWDTVMGVHLKGAYLCAKAAQTYMVPKRYGKIVNLSSTSSLGNRGQLNYSTAKAGLQGFTRTLALDLGKFSINVNCIAPGFIDTEMTRSTAERQGISPDDYKKMKAEKIAIGRVGVPEDVANVANFLASDEASFVNGQIIYVSGGPETRR is encoded by the coding sequence GTGATCGACGCGAAAACGGGGAGGACCGCGGTAGTCACGGGAGGCGGGCGCGGAATCGGTCTGGCGATCGGCCGGCGCTTTGCCCAGAACGGCGACGCTGTCGTGCTTCTGGACCTGGATCCCGGGGTGGCGGAGGCGGCGGAGAAGATCGCCGAAGAAACCGGGGTGACGGTGAAGGGCCTGACCTGTGACGTGACGGACGGTGCGCAGGTCAAGGAGACCTTTGCCGCGATTGCGGATGAGTTCGGTTCGGTCGATATCCTGATCAACAATGCCGGCGTGCTGCGCGACAACCTCATTCACAAGATGTCGGAGGATGACTGGGACACGGTCATGGGGGTGCACCTGAAGGGCGCCTACCTGTGTGCCAAGGCGGCGCAGACCTACATGGTGCCGAAGCGCTATGGCAAGATCGTGAACCTGTCGTCGACCTCGTCGCTGGGGAACCGGGGGCAGCTGAATTATTCGACCGCCAAGGCGGGGCTGCAGGGGTTCACGCGGACGCTGGCGCTGGACCTTGGCAAGTTCAGCATCAACGTGAACTGCATCGCGCCGGGGTTCATCGACACCGAGATGACCCGGTCGACGGCGGAGCGTCAGGGGATCAGCCCGGACGACTACAAGAAGATGAAAGCCGAGAAGATAGCCATCGGGCGCGTGGGCGTTCCGGAGGACGTGGCCAACGTGGCCAATTTCCTCGCGAGCGACGAGGCGTCGTTCGTCAATGGCCAGATCATTTATGTCAGCGGAGGGCCGGAAACCCGGCGATGA
- a CDS encoding acyl-CoA dehydrogenase family protein: protein MLDPVDALNTDKMRELERMAIENFRPRGRDYDAQSVMPMENIRELHEAGWLRATLPHEWNGMNSNVDSDEDPATFLQGLRMIARGCPGTAHCYQVTNHCGWAVHDLGTEEQHELFLKPMLSEPYLGTFVGSEAKRKHMYMMNTTAKKVDGGYILRGEKNYATNGSALGFAIIFAAIEGVENYLDNHQMLIVTPDMEGVSIDTSWYRPNGMRCADSPVITLNDVFVPDSHVLGEPGVYPRNRWQGKFHLGFTANYLGATEGMYGWYLDYIVNKGKGEAELIQMRTGEMKIKLDGAASIFHDAIRAYRTKPIVEAELLAMAAKSIAADVAFELSHKIIHAAGSTALFDEFPLSRYLRDLETHVLHAGHDKTAQIIGQSELKQSFDSTLQR from the coding sequence ATGCTTGACCCGGTAGACGCCCTGAACACCGACAAGATGCGCGAGCTTGAGCGGATGGCGATCGAGAATTTCCGGCCGAGGGGGCGGGATTACGATGCGCAGAGCGTGATGCCGATGGAGAACATCCGCGAGCTGCACGAGGCCGGGTGGCTTCGGGCGACGCTGCCCCATGAATGGAACGGCATGAACAGCAACGTCGACAGCGACGAGGACCCGGCGACCTTCCTGCAGGGTTTGCGGATGATCGCGCGGGGCTGTCCGGGGACGGCGCATTGCTACCAGGTGACGAACCATTGCGGCTGGGCGGTGCATGACCTTGGCACGGAGGAGCAGCACGAGCTGTTCCTGAAGCCGATGCTGAGCGAGCCGTATCTCGGCACGTTCGTGGGCTCGGAAGCCAAGCGCAAGCACATGTACATGATGAACACCACCGCCAAGAAGGTGGATGGCGGCTATATCCTGCGCGGCGAGAAGAACTATGCCACGAATGGCAGTGCGCTTGGCTTTGCGATCATCTTTGCGGCGATCGAGGGGGTCGAGAACTATCTCGACAACCACCAGATGCTGATCGTGACGCCGGACATGGAAGGGGTGTCGATCGACACGAGTTGGTATCGGCCGAACGGGATGCGCTGTGCCGACAGCCCGGTGATCACGCTGAACGATGTTTTCGTGCCGGACAGTCACGTGCTGGGCGAGCCGGGGGTCTACCCCCGCAACCGCTGGCAGGGCAAGTTCCACCTCGGGTTCACCGCCAACTATCTGGGCGCGACCGAGGGGATGTATGGCTGGTACCTCGATTACATCGTCAACAAGGGCAAGGGCGAGGCCGAACTGATCCAGATGCGGACGGGCGAGATGAAGATCAAGCTCGACGGGGCCGCGTCGATCTTTCACGACGCGATCCGGGCGTATCGCACCAAGCCGATCGTCGAGGCGGAGCTTCTGGCGATGGCGGCGAAGTCGATTGCCGCGGATGTGGCGTTCGAGCTGTCGCACAAGATCATCCATGCGGCCGGGTCGACCGCGCTCTTCGACGAGTTCCCGCTGAGCCGGTATCTGCGCGATCTGGAGACACATGTGCTGCACGCGGGCCATGACAAGACAGCGCAGATCATCGGGCAGTCGGAGCTGAAGCAGAGCTTCGACTCGACCCTGCAACGCTGA
- a CDS encoding MaoC/PaaZ C-terminal domain-containing protein gives MSQQSAPEVGDRSSYTTEPVTTKQIVMYAGASGDFNPIHYDQAYAESAGLGGVIAHGMLTMGMAGRCVTDWAGPGRFVEDIRGRFLHPVKPGDKVTFALEVTDVGTAVEMDLTGHVGETQVFKGTARVSGGR, from the coding sequence GTGAGCCAGCAATCCGCACCGGAGGTCGGAGACCGGTCGAGTTACACGACCGAGCCGGTCACGACAAAGCAGATCGTGATGTATGCCGGCGCGTCGGGTGACTTCAACCCGATCCACTATGACCAGGCTTATGCGGAATCCGCCGGGCTTGGCGGGGTGATTGCGCATGGGATGCTGACCATGGGCATGGCCGGGCGGTGTGTCACCGACTGGGCCGGGCCCGGGCGTTTCGTCGAGGATATTCGGGGGCGGTTCCTGCACCCGGTGAAGCCGGGCGACAAGGTGACGTTCGCGCTGGAGGTCACGGATGTGGGCACGGCGGTGGAGATGGATCTTACCGGTCATGTCGGCGAGACGCAGGTGTTCAAGGGCACGGCGCGTGTCTCGGGTGGGCGGTAA
- a CDS encoding acetyl-CoA carboxylase biotin carboxylase subunit, with the protein MRKVLIANRGEIACRVIAACRSLGLKTVAVYSEADAAALHVEMADEAVAVGPAPARKSYLDKAAVLEAARQTGADAVHPGYGFLSESAEFARMVEEAGLIWLGPDAGTIAVMGDKGAARTAAIEAGVPVLPGTAPLVKEGGADLDALGAETGFPLLVKATAGGGGIGMRRVETPEALADAVANVQAHAERTFGDGTVYLERFIRRARHIEIQVFGDGEGRVAVFPERDCTLQRRYQKILEESPAPDLSEEVRDAMKAAARRLAQARRYRSAGTVEFVYDSEKGDWFFLEMNTRIQVEHRVTEMVTGTDLVAMQLRLAMGQLDDLAEDYGVLDGRWAIEARLCAEDPQKKFLPRPGTLERLELPAADATLVVDCGLRQGDAVSPHYDSMIGKLVACGPSREAAIARLDAALAAVRVEGVVTNAGFVRRLLGLQAFAEAEVHTQFVDANLAELLAEETTPA; encoded by the coding sequence ATGAGGAAGGTATTGATTGCCAACCGGGGGGAGATTGCCTGTCGGGTCATCGCGGCCTGCCGGTCGCTGGGGCTTAAGACCGTGGCGGTCTATTCCGAGGCGGATGCGGCGGCGCTGCATGTGGAGATGGCCGACGAAGCGGTGGCGGTTGGCCCGGCGCCGGCGCGGAAAAGCTATCTCGACAAGGCGGCGGTGCTGGAGGCGGCACGGCAGACCGGGGCGGATGCGGTGCATCCGGGCTATGGGTTTTTGTCGGAGAGTGCCGAGTTTGCGCGGATGGTCGAGGAGGCCGGGCTGATCTGGCTGGGGCCGGATGCCGGGACCATCGCCGTGATGGGCGACAAGGGCGCGGCGCGGACAGCGGCGATCGAGGCCGGGGTCCCGGTGCTGCCCGGGACCGCGCCGCTTGTGAAGGAGGGCGGTGCCGATCTGGATGCGCTGGGCGCCGAGACCGGCTTTCCGCTGTTGGTGAAGGCCACGGCGGGCGGCGGCGGGATCGGGATGCGCCGGGTGGAGACGCCGGAGGCGCTGGCCGATGCGGTGGCCAATGTGCAGGCCCATGCCGAGCGGACCTTTGGCGACGGGACGGTGTACCTGGAGCGGTTCATCCGGCGGGCAAGGCATATCGAGATACAGGTGTTCGGCGATGGCGAGGGCCGTGTGGCCGTCTTCCCCGAGCGGGACTGCACGTTGCAGCGGCGGTACCAGAAGATACTGGAGGAATCGCCGGCACCGGACCTGTCGGAGGAGGTGCGTGACGCGATGAAGGCGGCCGCGCGGCGGCTGGCGCAGGCGAGGCGCTATCGCAGTGCCGGGACGGTGGAGTTCGTCTACGATTCAGAGAAGGGGGATTGGTTCTTCCTCGAGATGAACACGCGGATCCAGGTGGAGCACCGGGTGACCGAGATGGTCACGGGGACCGACCTTGTGGCGATGCAGCTGCGGCTGGCGATGGGGCAGCTTGACGATCTGGCCGAGGATTATGGCGTGCTTGACGGGCGTTGGGCGATCGAGGCGCGGTTGTGTGCGGAGGACCCGCAGAAGAAATTCCTGCCGCGGCCCGGCACGCTGGAGCGGCTGGAGCTGCCGGCGGCGGACGCCACGCTGGTGGTGGATTGCGGTTTGCGGCAAGGCGATGCGGTGTCGCCGCATTACGACTCGATGATCGGCAAGCTGGTGGCCTGTGGTCCGAGCCGGGAGGCGGCGATTGCGCGGCTGGATGCGGCGCTGGCGGCGGTCAGGGTCGAGGGGGTGGTGACGAATGCCGGCTTCGTGCGGCGGCTGCTGGGGCTTCAGGCATTTGCCGAGGCCGAGGTTCACACCCAGTTCGTCGATGCGAACCTGGCGGAGCTTCTGGCGGAAGAAACGACGCCCGCCTGA
- a CDS encoding C4-dicarboxylate TRAP transporter substrate-binding protein, protein MKLGQLAIAATVALTAGAAWAQENTKIVYASYLNPLHITNPVLTEFFENVKEDSNGTIDYEMHVGGSLLSGRDIPGGVRDGLADAGYFVGAYVPSEMPVDTYLGEFSLLNDKPLVMTGVLNELVLFNCPDCEQEYRDFNTRPLATYALTPYVYHCREELKTIDDFKGKRVRGIAAYAELARALGATPINVSPDEAYEALDRGILDCALHSVAAQKARSYGEAAKFVILDPLGGFFGASTMNMRIEKWNSLTPDQRKAVTGNLAEMVTGAIFNYLKEDEDVIDEYTKTGTKFYHADPEFAEFVSSFAQEYQDEAVAKGEEKGIAHPQEIADEISRLREKWTKLLEENGTDRETYQRLLDEEIFSKIETDAEY, encoded by the coding sequence ATGAAACTTGGACAACTAGCGATTGCCGCGACCGTGGCGCTGACCGCCGGCGCGGCCTGGGCCCAGGAAAACACGAAGATCGTGTATGCCAGCTATCTCAACCCGCTGCATATCACCAACCCCGTGCTGACCGAGTTCTTCGAAAACGTGAAGGAAGACTCCAACGGCACCATCGACTACGAGATGCATGTCGGCGGCTCGCTGCTCTCGGGCCGTGACATCCCCGGCGGCGTGCGTGACGGGCTGGCCGATGCGGGCTATTTCGTCGGCGCCTACGTGCCCTCCGAAATGCCGGTCGACACCTACCTCGGCGAATTCAGCCTGCTCAACGACAAGCCGCTCGTCATGACCGGCGTCCTGAACGAGCTGGTGCTCTTCAACTGTCCCGACTGCGAACAGGAATACCGCGACTTCAACACCCGGCCGCTCGCGACCTACGCGCTCACACCTTACGTCTACCACTGCCGGGAAGAATTGAAGACGATCGACGACTTCAAGGGCAAGCGCGTCCGCGGCATCGCCGCCTACGCCGAACTGGCCCGCGCCCTCGGCGCCACGCCGATCAACGTCAGCCCCGACGAAGCCTACGAGGCCCTCGACCGCGGCATTCTCGACTGCGCCCTGCACTCGGTCGCGGCCCAGAAGGCCCGCTCCTACGGCGAAGCCGCGAAATTCGTGATCCTCGATCCGCTCGGCGGCTTCTTCGGCGCCTCGACCATGAACATGCGCATCGAGAAGTGGAACTCGCTCACCCCCGATCAGCGCAAGGCCGTCACCGGCAATCTCGCGGAAATGGTGACCGGCGCGATCTTCAACTACCTCAAGGAAGATGAAGACGTGATCGACGAGTACACCAAGACCGGCACCAAGTTCTATCATGCCGATCCCGAATTCGCCGAGTTCGTCTCGAGCTTCGCGCAGGAGTACCAGGACGAGGCCGTCGCCAAGGGCGAGGAAAAGGGCATCGCCCACCCGCAGGAGATCGCCGATGAAATCAGCCGCCTGCGCGAGAAATGGACCAAGCTGCTGGAAGAAAACGGCACCGACCGCGAAACCTACCAGCGCCTGCTCGACGAAGAGATCTTCTCGAAGATCGAGACCGACGCGGAATACTGA